A stretch of Mobula birostris isolate sMobBir1 chromosome 30, sMobBir1.hap1, whole genome shotgun sequence DNA encodes these proteins:
- the LOC140190550 gene encoding uncharacterized protein — translation MKVLGIWFGWAEACNKNWQERTAKVRQKLGLWGGCSLSITGKNLVIRCEVLSGLLYLAQVWPVPRSYSSEITRAVFRFIWGSKMERVRRTVMHKSLDNGGKNVPNIALTLMASFVCGCIRLCVEPRYVGTKYHYVPRFYLSPWLRRMGLAPLPRNAPVSWSLPAYLSYVAKFFQENAFDHRAIRQWSARSVLQALQEKDVMDTVGWFPEQTVQFIWQNASLPDLTNRHQDLAWLAVRGALPVRALLYAWNVVPAPHCPREDCGEEESVTHLFAHCQFAKRVWRMMDGLVSRFIPSSCVTEDSLI, via the coding sequence atgaaggtgttggggatctggttcggatgggctgaggcgtgcaacaagaactggcaggagcggactgccaaggtgagacAGAagctgggactgtggggagggtgctccctgtcgataacgggcaagaacctggtcatcaggtgtgaggtgctctcagggctgctgtacttggcgcaggtctggcccgtcccccgctcctacagctcggaaatcacccgggctgtcttcaggttcatctggggatccaagatggagcgggtgagacggaccgtcatgcacaagtccctggacaacgggggcaagaacgtccccaacatcgccctcaccctgatggccagcttcgtatgtggctgcatcaggttgtgtgtagagcccaggtatgtgggcaccaagtaccactatgtgcccaggttctacttgtcgccctggctacgaaggatgggtctggccccactcccgcgcaacgccccagtcagctggtcgttgccggcatacctgtcctacgtagcaaagttcttccaggagaacgcctttgaccacagggccatcaggcagtggtcggcacgtagtgtcctgcaggcactgcaggagaaggacgtgatggacacagtggggtggttccctgagcagactgtccagttcatctggcaaaatgcctcattgccagatctcaccaacaggcaccaagacctcgcctggctggcggtgagaggggccctcccagtcagagccctcctgtacgcctggaatgtcgtccccgcaccccactgcccacgggaggactgcggtgaggaggagtctgtgacccacctctttgcacactgccagttcgcaaagagggtgtggaggatgatggacgggctagtgtcacgttttatccccagcagctgcgtaacagaggactcacTGATCTag